A single Deltaproteobacteria bacterium DNA region contains:
- a CDS encoding antibiotic biosynthesis monooxygenase, with amino-acid sequence MIVVSNRLQVAKGHEADFEKRFEGRARLVENMPGFVRLEILRPVKSDYYIVLTHWDNEASFRAWTDSAEFKEAHNKRPPAEIFAGPNVFEMHEVIQHAGN; translated from the coding sequence ATGATCGTCGTTTCAAACCGGCTCCAGGTAGCCAAAGGTCACGAAGCCGATTTCGAAAAACGTTTCGAAGGGCGCGCGCGGCTGGTCGAAAACATGCCGGGCTTCGTGCGCCTGGAAATTCTCCGGCCGGTGAAAAGCGATTACTACATCGTCCTGACTCACTGGGACAACGAAGCTTCGTTTCGCGCCTGGACCGACAGCGCGGAGTTTAAAGAAGCTCATAACAAGCGCCCGCCGGCGGAGATCTTCGCCGGGCCGAATGTGTTCGAGATGCACGAAGTGATTCAGCACGCAGGAAATTAA
- a CDS encoding NAD(P)-dependent oxidoreductase, producing MKKVVVTGGSGRLGQFVIGELLAHRYQVLSLDRVPPREKLCMSWLVDLRQSGDLFEALRDAYGIIHLGAYQAPNLAPDAETLSNNVSASYNVLRAAADMGVKKVVMASSTAAFGFIYAHKLWAPEYLPLDEAHPSKPQDSYGLSKVLGEQIADSIVSVHKQMTVSSMRFPGVNFDLGYESFRDRWKNPQTRASGFWTYIDARDAAAACRLALEAKFTGHEVFIASAPLNCMIQPTKTLVKEFLPSGAKIKKVAGTHWSCVDSTKARRMLGFKPQHVWQNYLEDR from the coding sequence ATGAAAAAAGTTGTAGTCACCGGCGGCAGCGGCAGATTGGGTCAGTTTGTCATTGGCGAACTGCTGGCGCATCGTTATCAGGTGCTGAGTCTCGACCGCGTGCCGCCGCGGGAAAAACTTTGCATGAGCTGGCTGGTCGATCTGCGCCAATCAGGGGATCTATTCGAAGCGCTGCGCGACGCCTACGGCATCATTCATCTCGGCGCTTATCAGGCGCCCAATCTGGCGCCCGATGCCGAGACCCTCAGCAACAACGTGTCGGCAAGCTACAACGTGCTGCGCGCCGCCGCCGACATGGGTGTAAAGAAAGTCGTGATGGCGTCGAGCACGGCGGCCTTCGGATTTATCTACGCGCACAAACTGTGGGCGCCGGAATATTTGCCGTTGGACGAAGCCCATCCGTCCAAGCCGCAGGATTCCTACGGCCTATCGAAAGTTCTCGGCGAGCAGATCGCCGACTCCATCGTCTCGGTGCACAAACAGATGACCGTCAGCAGCATGCGCTTCCCCGGCGTCAACTTCGATCTCGGTTACGAAAGCTTCCGCGACCGCTGGAAAAACCCGCAAACGCGGGCCAGCGGCTTTTGGACTTACATCGATGCCCGCGACGCGGCCGCCGCTTGCCGCCTCGCGCTGGAAGCGAAGTTCACCGGCCATGAAGTATTCATCGCCTCGGCACCGCTCAACTGCATGATTCAACCGACCAAGACGCTGGTAAAAGAGTTTCTGCCGAGCGGCGCAAAAATAAAAAAAGTCGCCGGCACGCACTGGAGCTGCGTCGATTCGACAAAAGCGCGCCGCATGCTAGGATTCAAACCACAGCATGTCTGGCAGAATTATCTGGAAGACCGGTAG